Proteins from one Acidobacteriota bacterium genomic window:
- a CDS encoding DNA translocase FtsK 4TM domain-containing protein, whose product MPKKSTRAVRRARTREIGGILLLLLAVIVLMSVISYRDGDGAWFFDDGPSLQGHTANWLGRFGATVGELALQLFGVVSFVLPIPLAWIGWRVIVTSDSQRRSSPKPLTGYLILLALLAVFTDLLFGGFAYRGGQFGTAGGYLGQRVSLILQSILNRPGALLLTGTALLVAFALTTRISLVRSAAVITSYLSARLPVWRRSLVAGITGIAGSWRSGRAAGTPAPRATEPVARATPASPRAPASAERPTITPKSTTVSASTIKPKPVRKPADAPQPVQRALPIDKPTRGYSLPPIELLNEPKEQSREGERELLERAEQITAKFSEFAIDGQVVAIHPGPVVTTFEFKPEAGVKYSKITGMTDDLSLALRAESVRIDRLAGRATIGIEVPNSNQETIFPRELIDADRFRNSPSRLTLALGKDIHGEPFCAELDRMPHLLIAGATGAGKSVGLNGMIISMLFKSTPKDLRFIMIDTKMIELGVYEAIPHLLVPVVTDPKHASTALKWAVREMENRYRRLAAVGLRNIAQFNALLEKEPDRTMDDPKTGEPVPLKHLPYLVVVIDEMADLMMVAASDVEESVMRLAQMARAVGIHLIIATQRPSVDVITGTIKANFPSRIAFRVSQRVDSRTIIDQQGAENLLGRGDMLLLPTGSSRLQRIHSGYIT is encoded by the coding sequence ATGCCGAAGAAATCCACCAGAGCGGTGCGACGCGCCCGCACACGAGAGATTGGCGGCATTCTGCTGCTGCTGCTGGCCGTCATCGTCCTGATGTCGGTCATCTCTTATCGCGATGGCGATGGTGCGTGGTTCTTTGATGATGGCCCTTCACTACAGGGTCATACAGCCAACTGGCTAGGTCGATTCGGGGCCACCGTCGGTGAGCTGGCTCTCCAACTCTTCGGTGTCGTTTCATTCGTCCTCCCGATCCCACTGGCGTGGATCGGCTGGCGGGTCATCGTTACGAGCGACTCCCAGCGTCGTTCGTCGCCGAAGCCTCTGACCGGCTACCTCATTCTTCTGGCCCTGTTGGCGGTCTTCACGGACCTGCTATTCGGCGGCTTCGCCTACCGCGGTGGACAGTTCGGGACGGCCGGCGGCTATCTCGGGCAGCGCGTATCACTGATCCTGCAATCGATCCTCAATCGCCCCGGCGCGCTTTTGCTTACGGGCACCGCGCTCCTCGTCGCCTTCGCGCTGACGACGAGGATCTCGCTCGTGCGTTCGGCGGCCGTCATTACCAGCTACCTCTCCGCTCGCCTACCGGTCTGGCGTCGCTCCCTCGTCGCGGGGATCACCGGGATCGCGGGTTCCTGGCGTAGCGGTCGAGCCGCCGGCACACCGGCCCCACGAGCGACCGAGCCGGTCGCCCGAGCCACGCCTGCGTCTCCGCGGGCCCCGGCGTCGGCCGAGCGACCCACGATCACGCCGAAGTCGACGACGGTGTCGGCGTCGACCATCAAGCCCAAGCCGGTTCGCAAGCCCGCGGACGCCCCCCAACCCGTCCAGCGCGCGCTTCCGATCGACAAGCCGACCCGCGGCTACTCTCTCCCCCCGATCGAACTCCTCAACGAGCCGAAGGAACAATCGCGGGAGGGCGAGCGGGAGCTTCTGGAACGCGCCGAGCAGATCACCGCCAAGTTCTCGGAGTTCGCCATCGACGGTCAGGTCGTCGCGATCCACCCCGGGCCGGTCGTAACCACCTTCGAGTTCAAGCCCGAGGCCGGCGTCAAGTACTCGAAGATTACCGGGATGACCGACGATCTCAGTCTGGCCCTTCGCGCCGAATCGGTCCGCATCGATCGTCTCGCGGGACGTGCCACGATCGGGATCGAGGTTCCGAACTCCAACCAGGAGACGATCTTTCCCCGCGAATTGATCGACGCCGATCGCTTTCGAAACTCTCCTTCACGCTTGACCCTGGCCCTGGGCAAAGATATCCACGGCGAGCCGTTCTGCGCGGAACTCGATCGGATGCCGCATCTTCTCATCGCCGGCGCCACCGGTGCGGGCAAGTCGGTGGGTCTGAACGGCATGATCATCAGCATGCTGTTCAAATCGACGCCGAAAGACCTGCGTTTCATCATGATCGATACGAAGATGATCGAGCTCGGTGTCTACGAGGCGATCCCGCATCTCCTGGTCCCGGTGGTGACCGACCCCAAGCACGCGTCGACGGCCCTCAAGTGGGCGGTTCGCGAGATGGAGAACCGCTATCGTCGCCTGGCAGCCGTCGGCCTTCGAAACATCGCCCAATTCAATGCGTTGCTCGAGAAGGAACCGGATCGCACGATGGACGATCCGAAGACCGGCGAGCCGGTCCCTCTGAAACACCTGCCGTATCTCGTCGTCGTGATCGACGAGATGGCGGATCTGATGATGGTCGCTGCCTCGGATGTCGAGGAGTCCGTCATGCGTCTGGCACAGATGGCCCGGGCGGTCGGAATCCATCTCATCATTGCCACTCAGCGTCCGTCGGTCGATGTCATCACCGGAACGATCAAGGCGAATTTCCCGTCACGGATCGCCTTCCGGGTCTCTCAACGAGTGGACTCTCGCACGATCATCGACCAGCAGGGTGCAGAGAACCTCCTCGGGCGTGGCGACATGCTGCTACTCCCAACGGGGTCCTCACGGCTCCAACGTATCCACAGCGGTTACATCAC
- a CDS encoding ribonuclease J, with protein MSPTNPTDRQLQIVPLGGVAEFGKNTMVYRCGDDAIIVDAGMMFPGDELPGVDTVVPDLKYLTQCPRIHGLILTHGHEDHVGGVPHLLRQHPTIPIYATDHVREILRIRLQEHGDIRDVDLRPLPLADDRVDLGPFGVQSLAVAHSIPCTRAIALHTPLGPIIHTADFKFDDAPIDGVRTEIERFREFGDAGVLALMIDSTNADRLGSTPGEHVALEGLRSVVGSADGRVFVTLFSSNIHRIQGLVDVARECGRRVAVVGASLIRHVDIAERLGLIRIPDGLRIAPRKAMGIPCRKLLVVVTGSQGEPTSALSRIAFDRHRDFYIESGDLLVHSARKIPGNEKRIERVFNELTRIGVDIVTADDAAVHVSGHPAADDIHRMLEATRPAFVVPVHGEQRQLRANRDLAVSFGQDPDRVPLMSCGERLVLDWDAWTLHEDVPVGDQWVDSLGEIVSYDAIRERRQVGADGVVAVAWTQDTLRRRIEGDPVLSARGFAPPFQPGDTLYRGAQDTVIESVVTAPPEAWLDPDRMAEHVHGDLRRFLRRRTRRRPLIVPLLLK; from the coding sequence ATGAGCCCAACCAACCCGACAGACCGCCAACTCCAGATCGTTCCTCTCGGGGGGGTGGCGGAGTTCGGCAAGAACACGATGGTCTACCGCTGCGGAGACGACGCGATCATCGTCGACGCCGGCATGATGTTCCCGGGAGACGAGCTACCCGGCGTCGACACGGTCGTCCCCGACTTGAAATATCTGACGCAGTGCCCCCGGATCCATGGCCTGATTCTGACTCACGGGCACGAAGATCACGTTGGCGGGGTCCCACACCTCCTCAGGCAGCACCCGACGATCCCGATCTATGCCACCGACCATGTCCGGGAAATCCTTCGCATCCGACTCCAAGAGCACGGCGACATTCGAGACGTCGACCTCAGGCCACTGCCTCTGGCTGACGATCGCGTCGACCTGGGTCCGTTCGGCGTCCAGAGCCTCGCCGTCGCCCACTCCATCCCCTGCACGCGTGCCATCGCGCTTCACACGCCCCTCGGTCCGATCATTCATACGGCGGACTTCAAGTTCGATGACGCCCCGATCGACGGGGTCCGGACGGAGATCGAGAGGTTCCGCGAGTTCGGCGACGCCGGCGTCCTGGCGTTAATGATCGACAGCACCAACGCGGATCGCCTGGGATCGACACCGGGAGAGCATGTCGCCCTCGAGGGGCTGCGATCGGTTGTCGGGTCGGCGGACGGGCGCGTATTCGTCACTCTGTTCTCAAGCAACATCCATCGCATTCAGGGACTTGTCGATGTCGCTCGAGAGTGCGGGCGGCGTGTCGCGGTCGTCGGCGCATCGCTGATTCGTCATGTCGACATTGCGGAGAGACTGGGACTCATCCGCATTCCCGATGGCTTGCGCATCGCACCACGCAAAGCGATGGGCATCCCGTGCCGGAAACTCCTCGTCGTCGTGACCGGCTCTCAGGGCGAACCGACCTCTGCGCTCAGTCGTATCGCATTTGACCGTCATCGAGACTTCTATATCGAGTCGGGAGACCTTCTGGTTCACTCGGCGCGCAAGATACCCGGCAACGAGAAGCGCATCGAGCGGGTGTTCAACGAGTTGACGCGCATCGGAGTCGACATCGTGACCGCCGACGACGCAGCCGTCCATGTGTCGGGGCATCCCGCCGCCGACGACATCCATCGGATGCTCGAGGCGACCCGTCCGGCGTTCGTGGTCCCGGTCCACGGAGAACAGCGTCAACTTCGAGCCAACCGTGATCTTGCGGTCTCGTTCGGACAGGATCCGGACCGAGTCCCCCTGATGAGCTGCGGCGAGCGGCTGGTCCTTGACTGGGACGCGTGGACGTTACACGAGGATGTGCCGGTCGGGGATCAGTGGGTCGACTCCCTCGGAGAGATCGTCTCCTACGATGCGATCCGAGAACGGAGACAGGTCGGTGCCGACGGCGTGGTCGCCGTCGCGTGGACCCAGGACACGCTGCGGCGTCGCATCGAGGGCGACCCGGTTCTATCCGCCCGCGGGTTCGCGCCGCCCTTCCAACCTGGAGACACACTCTACCGCGGCGCGCAGGACACGGTCATCGAATCGGTGGTCACGGCGCCCCCCGAGGCCTGGCTCGACCCGGATCGCATGGCCGAACACGTGCACGGCGATCTACGGCGTTTTTTGAGACGACGGACCCGAAGACGCCCACTGATCGTCCCTCTCCTGTTAAAGTGA
- a CDS encoding ATP-binding protein, producing the protein MDPGRLKELFLEESRTHLDTAYEQFATLMTAEKPALAIGALLRSSHSLKGMAATMGYEPMVELAHALEDRFEIMRDEALSLDEVQEGACRTALALLAVMIDQAESGQPSPSPEAQTIVAQLRRPLLPTAQTPERKEDESPQRPPVSEPAVAKASSADAAPRSWRVECSLERGDPPRAAIRALKRLAEVGTIDTIHPPRVSGDPSEVSYRIQVTLLHPGPHHQLERQLGALFADAPLIIEPQSTQPKGVVERSGTGGWCRVHSEDIDRAFSAVRDLLQHQEGPFEADRMRRTARGAYASMRRLRLIEFSEISTRLHATVQQALSDTGRQAELRIEGGEERLDRSNLETLLPSLQHLLRNAVAHGIEPPTTREGNGKPARGAIVVRLSRRDRYWRLTVRDDGHGIDTAALRVLAVERGLLDASRAQAAPETVIRDLVFRPAFSSREDVDTLSGRGVGLDAVKHAMESLGGRVDFESQPGVYTEFVCEYPQQSSLQQALVVRSSESHYAFPLDCVNRVVDIEGLTSEPGRQVGLQEWLGIDDSRRTSSENYAVVIHDEDGPIAIRVDDVLGRRELLTQPVGPPLSRLTPYSLFATLEDGCVVMVLDLTRIDETGYHRER; encoded by the coding sequence ATGGACCCCGGCAGGCTCAAGGAGCTGTTCCTGGAGGAGTCCCGGACCCACCTCGACACCGCCTACGAACAGTTCGCCACGCTCATGACGGCCGAGAAGCCGGCTCTCGCCATCGGCGCTCTTCTGCGCAGCTCCCACTCCCTCAAGGGGATGGCCGCCACGATGGGCTACGAGCCGATGGTCGAGCTGGCCCATGCACTTGAGGATCGATTCGAGATCATGCGGGACGAGGCGCTGAGCCTCGACGAGGTTCAGGAGGGGGCCTGTCGCACGGCTCTGGCGCTCCTCGCCGTGATGATCGACCAGGCCGAGTCCGGACAGCCCAGCCCTTCACCCGAAGCGCAGACCATCGTGGCACAGCTCCGGCGGCCTCTTCTGCCGACCGCTCAAACGCCGGAGCGTAAAGAGGACGAGTCGCCTCAACGCCCTCCCGTCTCGGAACCCGCCGTGGCGAAAGCGTCGTCCGCCGACGCGGCGCCGCGGTCCTGGCGTGTCGAGTGCTCCCTCGAGCGTGGCGACCCACCCCGTGCCGCGATCCGCGCGCTGAAACGATTGGCGGAGGTCGGGACGATCGACACGATTCACCCGCCACGAGTCAGTGGAGACCCGTCCGAGGTCAGCTATCGGATCCAGGTCACGCTGCTCCATCCCGGCCCTCACCATCAACTGGAACGTCAGCTCGGAGCTCTGTTCGCGGACGCCCCCCTGATCATCGAGCCCCAGTCCACCCAGCCGAAGGGAGTGGTCGAACGATCCGGAACCGGCGGCTGGTGTAGGGTCCATTCGGAGGACATCGACCGGGCATTCTCGGCCGTACGCGATCTGCTCCAACATCAGGAGGGTCCCTTCGAGGCCGACCGCATGCGGCGGACGGCACGCGGCGCCTACGCCTCGATGCGACGCCTGCGCCTGATCGAGTTCTCCGAGATCTCGACCCGGTTGCACGCGACGGTGCAACAGGCACTCTCCGATACCGGGCGCCAGGCGGAGCTTCGTATCGAGGGCGGAGAAGAACGACTCGACCGATCGAACCTAGAAACACTCCTGCCGTCCCTCCAGCACCTGCTGCGAAACGCAGTGGCACACGGAATCGAACCACCGACGACTCGCGAGGGTAACGGCAAGCCGGCCAGAGGCGCGATCGTGGTTCGGCTCAGTCGCCGAGATCGCTACTGGCGTTTGACGGTGCGGGATGATGGACACGGTATCGATACCGCAGCACTCAGAGTCCTCGCCGTCGAACGCGGCCTCCTGGATGCATCACGAGCGCAGGCCGCCCCCGAGACCGTCATCCGTGATCTCGTCTTCCGCCCGGCATTTTCAAGCCGCGAGGACGTCGACACGCTCTCCGGAAGGGGCGTCGGACTCGATGCCGTCAAACATGCCATGGAGAGTCTCGGCGGGCGCGTTGACTTCGAATCGCAGCCCGGGGTCTACACCGAATTCGTCTGTGAGTACCCGCAGCAGTCGTCACTCCAACAAGCCCTCGTGGTTCGCAGCTCCGAGAGTCACTACGCGTTTCCTCTGGACTGTGTCAACCGTGTCGTCGACATCGAAGGCCTCACTTCCGAGCCGGGTCGACAGGTCGGGCTCCAGGAGTGGCTTGGCATCGACGATTCCAGACGGACGAGTAGCGAGAACTACGCCGTGGTGATCCACGACGAGGACGGCCCGATTGCGATTCGCGTCGACGATGTCCTGGGTCGACGGGAACTTCTGACCCAACCGGTCGGACCACCCCTCTCCCGATTGACGCCGTACAGCCTGTTCGCGACACTCGAGGACGGCTGCGTCGTCATGGTGCTCGACCTCACACGGATTGACGAGACCGGCTATCATCGCGAGCGATGA
- the rsmA gene encoding 16S rRNA (adenine(1518)-N(6)/adenine(1519)-N(6))-dimethyltransferase RsmA, whose product MNDLPPARRSLGQNFLIRAGAIQRIVESLDDDAGPPRVVEIGPGRGALTEPLIQAAGTIVAVEADKMLAATLRERFGASLRLEEGDILRQRFSDLFGRLEPTPGLRHVVGNLPYNISKPIAMMLVDQCDAVDRAVVMFQQEVADRFLAGPGDSAYGPLTILTGCLYRVRRLIELPPSAFRPRPRVHSTVVAWNRLGSSPFDDPTRRQRLKDCLRACFAQRRKTLRNNLRSSGRGVEQLDTLLKELDLSGDERAESLAPEIFYAMAERWTQP is encoded by the coding sequence ATGAATGACCTGCCACCGGCCAGACGGTCGCTGGGTCAGAACTTCCTCATCCGTGCAGGCGCGATTCAGCGGATCGTGGAGTCGTTGGATGACGACGCCGGCCCACCTCGCGTCGTCGAGATCGGACCGGGTCGCGGCGCCTTGACCGAGCCCCTGATCCAGGCCGCCGGGACGATCGTTGCGGTCGAGGCCGACAAGATGCTCGCGGCAACGCTACGCGAGCGATTCGGCGCCTCTCTACGACTGGAGGAAGGCGACATCCTCCGGCAGCGATTCTCGGATCTGTTCGGGCGTCTGGAGCCCACGCCCGGCCTCCGTCACGTTGTCGGCAATCTCCCGTACAACATCTCGAAGCCGATCGCGATGATGCTGGTCGACCAATGCGATGCCGTCGACCGCGCGGTGGTCATGTTCCAGCAAGAGGTCGCCGACCGCTTTCTCGCCGGTCCAGGAGATAGCGCTTACGGTCCCCTGACCATTCTGACGGGCTGTCTCTATCGAGTCCGGCGGCTGATCGAGCTGCCTCCCAGCGCGTTCAGACCGCGGCCCCGTGTCCACTCGACCGTCGTCGCCTGGAACCGGCTTGGCTCGTCACCGTTCGACGATCCCACACGGCGACAGCGGCTCAAGGACTGTCTACGGGCCTGCTTCGCTCAGCGACGCAAGACCCTGCGAAACAACCTTCGTTCGAGTGGTCGGGGCGTCGAGCAGCTCGACACGCTGCTGAAGGAGCTGGATCTGTCCGGCGATGAGCGAGCGGAGAGCCTGGCTCCCGAGATCTTCTACGCGATGGCCGAGCGTTGGACGCAGCCTTGA
- a CDS encoding MoxR family ATPase → MQNGDVQSVQEWVQRESGGVERLLTEVRKVIVGQRYLLDRMLIGLLSDGHLLLEGVPGLAKTLAVRTMAAAVHGSFQRVQFTPDLLPADLTGTLIFNQKDGEFVPRKGPLFANFVLADEINRAPAKVQSALLEAMQERQVTIGETTYPLPKPFLVLATQNPIEQEGTYPLPEAQVDRFMMKVKLDYPSMADEREILDRMGDGKTPSIEPILDLEALSRAKEAVQAIYVDDRVRDYIVRIVHATREPSAYELDLEGLLQYGASPRATLGLMAASRSHAFIRGRGFVTPEDVKAIGGDVLRHRLILSYEAEAEAISSDDIVRRVFDAVEVP, encoded by the coding sequence ATGCAGAACGGAGACGTACAATCGGTTCAGGAGTGGGTTCAGCGAGAATCCGGAGGCGTCGAGCGGCTCCTCACGGAGGTTCGCAAGGTCATCGTCGGCCAACGGTATCTGCTGGACAGGATGCTGATCGGCCTGCTCTCGGATGGGCATCTACTTCTTGAAGGAGTGCCCGGTCTGGCCAAGACCCTGGCGGTGCGGACCATGGCCGCCGCGGTACACGGCAGCTTCCAACGGGTGCAGTTCACACCCGACCTCCTTCCCGCCGATCTCACCGGCACATTGATCTTCAATCAGAAGGATGGCGAGTTCGTCCCCAGAAAGGGACCGCTATTCGCGAACTTCGTCCTGGCCGATGAGATCAATCGGGCACCGGCGAAGGTGCAGTCGGCACTCCTCGAGGCGATGCAGGAACGACAGGTGACGATCGGCGAAACGACCTACCCGCTACCGAAGCCGTTCCTCGTCCTCGCAACCCAGAATCCGATCGAGCAGGAGGGTACGTACCCACTCCCCGAGGCGCAGGTCGATCGATTCATGATGAAGGTGAAGCTGGACTACCCCTCGATGGCCGATGAACGGGAGATCCTCGATCGCATGGGTGACGGCAAGACTCCGTCCATCGAGCCGATCCTCGACTTGGAGGCCCTGTCCCGCGCGAAGGAGGCGGTCCAGGCGATCTATGTCGACGATCGAGTGCGAGACTACATCGTCCGGATCGTCCACGCGACGCGGGAACCCTCCGCCTACGAACTCGATCTGGAAGGGCTGCTCCAGTACGGCGCGTCGCCTCGTGCCACGCTCGGCCTGATGGCCGCCTCGAGGTCACACGCGTTCATCCGCGGACGTGGTTTCGTGACGCCGGAAGATGTGAAGGCGATCGGTGGCGACGTGTTGCGGCATCGACTGATCCTCTCCTACGAGGCAGAGGCCGAGGCGATCTCCTCGGACGATATCGTGCGAAGGGTGTTCGATGCCGTAGAGGTTCCATGA
- a CDS encoding chemotaxis protein CheW yields the protein MNTHATTASAPRLQPALCFDLGVERYAISLDRVCGVGALERVERVPGTPPGVFGLWNRGGRIYTVIDLPGLLLRDSWSGESWAVRLVRPFPYLALRVPASLRSQNMPLVAPGETWLTTFRYGGRRTHRIEIQPLVELLEPQARSY from the coding sequence GTGAACACCCACGCGACGACGGCCAGCGCGCCCCGGCTACAGCCCGCGCTTTGCTTCGATCTCGGCGTCGAGCGCTACGCCATCAGCCTGGATCGGGTCTGCGGTGTTGGGGCCCTCGAACGCGTCGAGCGTGTGCCCGGAACTCCCCCCGGCGTCTTCGGCCTCTGGAACCGGGGCGGACGAATCTATACCGTCATCGATCTTCCGGGCCTACTCCTTCGCGATAGCTGGAGCGGCGAGAGCTGGGCGGTCCGACTGGTACGTCCGTTCCCCTACCTTGCGCTCCGCGTACCGGCGAGTCTTCGGAGTCAGAACATGCCGCTCGTGGCACCCGGAGAGACTTGGCTGACGACGTTTCGATACGGCGGGCGAAGGACTCACCGCATCGAGATCCAGCCATTGGTTGAACTCCTCGAGCCGCAGGCACGGAGCTATTGA
- a CDS encoding methyl-accepting chemotaxis protein produces the protein MQSKLGAGFILVAFLYLLVGLSVPRLQFPAIASTMLTASLYLVIGLGVAWLLSRKINRRLSHLARIAALVRDGDLTQTVPVDGDDEIAELGHTLQVMSDSLRKIVVEVQDTSSQINDSTVRLLHSSESVTRATNDIAHSTAMIAHGAEEQATQVTKTSEATRSWADVAGEMAEHAEQVHRMAREANRRASRGRTDAQVAAKGIEDWKTRNLAAVEAMESLRGQASEIGSLIGSVTSISHQTQLLAINAAIEAARAGEGGRGFAVVADEVSQLSDSVRHFAKQISKISHEITDRARTLGDQIRDTAQSSEMVVTRLDDSLASFGEILESVEGTETQASRINDASEKQRTSAGQVVGALQSISEIADRNYRGSEETSVATQGQTQSVQTMYDSVRGLADTSQTLRDLVSVFKIGPR, from the coding sequence ATGCAATCAAAACTCGGCGCCGGATTCATCCTGGTCGCGTTCCTCTACCTACTGGTAGGCCTGTCGGTTCCCCGACTTCAGTTCCCGGCCATCGCATCCACGATGCTGACCGCGAGCCTCTACCTGGTCATCGGCCTCGGGGTCGCATGGCTCCTCTCCCGAAAGATCAATCGACGACTGAGTCATCTCGCACGTATCGCGGCGCTCGTCCGCGATGGGGACCTGACGCAGACGGTACCGGTGGACGGCGACGACGAAATCGCTGAACTCGGACATACGCTGCAGGTGATGTCCGACAGTCTTCGGAAGATCGTCGTGGAGGTTCAGGACACCTCGAGTCAGATCAACGACTCCACGGTCCGACTCCTCCACTCGTCGGAGTCCGTGACTCGCGCCACGAACGACATCGCTCATTCCACCGCCATGATCGCCCACGGCGCCGAGGAGCAAGCGACGCAGGTCACGAAGACCTCCGAGGCGACCCGGTCGTGGGCCGATGTCGCCGGCGAGATGGCCGAACACGCGGAACAGGTTCATCGCATGGCACGCGAGGCCAATCGCCGCGCCAGTCGCGGGCGGACCGACGCGCAGGTCGCGGCCAAGGGAATCGAAGACTGGAAGACGCGCAACCTCGCGGCTGTCGAGGCGATGGAGAGTCTTCGCGGACAGGCGAGCGAGATCGGCAGCCTCATCGGCTCGGTCACATCCATCTCACACCAGACACAGTTGCTCGCCATCAACGCGGCCATCGAAGCCGCTCGTGCCGGTGAAGGGGGGCGCGGCTTCGCCGTCGTCGCCGACGAGGTCAGCCAGCTCTCCGACAGCGTGCGACACTTCGCCAAGCAGATCTCGAAAATCAGTCACGAGATAACCGACCGGGCCCGAACGCTGGGCGACCAGATTCGCGACACCGCCCAGTCCTCGGAGATGGTCGTCACCCGCCTCGACGATTCCCTCGCGTCGTTCGGCGAGATCCTTGAGTCCGTCGAGGGGACCGAGACCCAGGCTTCGCGAATCAACGACGCCAGCGAGAAGCAACGCACCTCGGCCGGTCAGGTTGTCGGGGCACTGCAGAGCATCTCGGAGATCGCCGACCGAAACTACCGTGGCAGCGAGGAGACCTCGGTCGCCACCCAGGGTCAAACCCAATCGGTGCAGACGATGTACGACTCCGTGCGTGGCCTCGCCGATACATCCCAGACCCTTCGCGATCTGGTCTCCGTCTTCAAGATCGGTCCACGGTGA
- a CDS encoding DUF58 domain-containing protein produces the protein MNPREVMRRVRRLEIRTRRLIQDSLAGSYHSVFRGRGMEFSEVREYMAGDDVRTIDWNVSARSAHPYVKKFTEERELTVLLVVDASGSERFGTATETKAQRSAEIAALLAFSAIRNNDRVGLILFTDRVETFLAPRKGREHGLRVLREVLTAEPEGRRTSIRTALEYLQRVVAKRAVIFLISDFQDQGYEKTLRVLARKHDMVGIAVSDPREQQLPPVGLVSVRDPETGDTGLIDTSSASVRSAYSRAESVRRDLLVDSFRRIGMDLLNLSTDEDYEKPLARFFRERARRAMRSGG, from the coding sequence ATGAATCCACGGGAGGTCATGCGCCGCGTAAGGCGGCTCGAGATCCGAACACGCCGGTTGATTCAGGACAGTCTGGCCGGCTCCTACCACTCCGTGTTTCGTGGGAGGGGGATGGAGTTCTCGGAAGTCCGAGAGTACATGGCCGGAGACGACGTTCGAACGATCGACTGGAATGTCTCGGCGCGCTCCGCGCATCCGTACGTGAAGAAGTTCACGGAGGAGCGTGAGCTGACGGTCTTGCTGGTTGTGGACGCCAGCGGGTCCGAGCGATTCGGAACCGCGACGGAAACCAAGGCTCAGCGTTCGGCGGAGATCGCGGCGCTTCTGGCGTTCTCTGCGATTCGCAACAACGATCGGGTCGGGCTGATCCTGTTCACCGATCGCGTCGAGACCTTTCTGGCTCCACGCAAGGGTCGCGAGCACGGGTTGCGTGTTCTCCGCGAGGTGCTGACGGCGGAACCCGAAGGGCGTCGCACCTCGATCCGTACCGCACTCGAGTATCTGCAGCGGGTCGTCGCGAAGCGTGCGGTGATCTTCCTGATTTCGGATTTTCAGGACCAGGGCTACGAGAAGACGCTTCGTGTGCTGGCCCGCAAGCATGACATGGTCGGAATCGCGGTCTCGGACCCAAGGGAACAACAACTCCCGCCGGTGGGGCTTGTCTCGGTGCGAGACCCCGAGACAGGCGATACCGGTCTAATCGATACCTCCAGCGCGTCGGTTCGATCGGCCTACAGTCGCGCCGAGAGCGTGAGACGCGATTTGCTTGTCGATTCGTTTCGCCGAATCGGCATGGACCTGCTCAACCTGTCCACCGACGAGGACTACGAGAAACCGCTGGCGCGTTTCTTCCGCGAGCGCGCGCGTCGAGCGATGCGGTCGGGAGGCTGA
- a CDS encoding BatD family protein: MGWMRVVIAWFVVVLTATSLVGAETGVSIAVEPESIAVGDPLSVTVTITLPSGTTFDPPPSSNALGPFEVVESSWTPSSATAEDQVVWVWNATIRVFRTGEHVIPELTFSYGDGGEGFLQVAETLVQVTSVVDGEEWDTGEPEKADLKAPASISPDYTALWIAGGILFLLLLVALVIWYVQRRYGQKLVAVEMPTDPFQRMAPHEWVYQELQRLLDQRLPENGRIDLFYAELSRIVKWYVSGRYRVDLMERTTAEVRPGLADVGAPDAAVSDLVEILQEADRVKFARSRPDSDACKQSIEAVYRLVDQTRPQAVRQEEAS; the protein is encoded by the coding sequence GTGGGCTGGATGCGCGTCGTCATCGCATGGTTCGTCGTCGTCTTGACGGCGACGTCGCTCGTGGGTGCCGAGACGGGTGTTTCGATCGCCGTGGAGCCGGAGTCGATTGCCGTCGGCGATCCGCTCTCCGTCACCGTGACGATTACCTTGCCGTCGGGGACGACCTTCGATCCGCCGCCGTCGTCGAACGCTCTCGGTCCCTTCGAGGTCGTGGAATCCAGTTGGACGCCATCGTCGGCGACCGCCGAGGATCAGGTCGTCTGGGTGTGGAATGCGACGATCCGGGTCTTCCGAACCGGTGAGCACGTGATTCCCGAGCTGACCTTCTCCTATGGGGATGGCGGCGAGGGGTTTCTTCAGGTAGCCGAGACGTTGGTCCAGGTGACCAGTGTCGTGGATGGGGAAGAATGGGACACCGGTGAGCCGGAGAAGGCGGACCTGAAGGCGCCGGCATCGATCTCGCCGGACTACACCGCGCTCTGGATTGCAGGGGGCATCCTGTTTCTCCTGCTCCTCGTCGCGTTGGTCATCTGGTACGTCCAGCGACGCTACGGGCAGAAGCTTGTCGCCGTCGAGATGCCGACCGATCCGTTCCAGAGGATGGCTCCTCACGAGTGGGTCTATCAGGAACTCCAGCGCCTCCTGGATCAGCGTCTTCCCGAGAACGGTCGGATCGATCTGTTCTACGCGGAGCTCTCACGGATCGTGAAGTGGTACGTGAGTGGCAGGTACCGTGTGGATCTGATGGAGCGGACCACCGCGGAGGTTCGCCCGGGTCTTGCGGACGTCGGTGCTCCGGACGCGGCCGTGTCGGATCTGGTGGAGATTCTCCAGGAGGCCGATCGAGTCAAATTCGCCCGCTCGCGTCCCGACAGCGATGCGTGC